One genomic window of Ignavibacteriota bacterium includes the following:
- a CDS encoding DEAD/DEAH box helicase, with the protein MELRDYQLKLAKKGNEILQLFGIVYYAIEMRVGKTLIALKTAELAGAQDVLFVSKKKALASICNDYENFGFNFYINIINYEQLKNHSEAKADVIICDEAHGLGAYPKPSERTKILKEILKNNPGAKLILMSGTPSPESYSQLYHQFAISANSPFEQSNFYQFAKEFVNVKEVVRNGLRFRDYSHCDKEKVMQVLEKYFVRYTQEQAGFSESKVEEEIILLKPTSNLIQLVEILKKHQYYKFKDGSEIIAESAVKLQNKIHQTYSGTVKTEDGGYKVIDITKAQYIKESYQDKKIAIFYKFIAEGDVLRKVISNNTDSPEEFNRSDKTFICQIQSGSMGVNLSSADILIFYNIDFSAVQYWQARARLQDLRRERPVKVHWLMMENGIEEKVYQAVLKKKDYTLYYFRKDFLNAL; encoded by the coding sequence ATGGAATTAAGAGATTATCAGTTAAAGTTGGCTAAAAAGGGAAACGAAATTCTTCAGCTTTTCGGAATCGTTTATTACGCAATCGAAATGCGTGTCGGCAAAACATTAATTGCACTTAAGACAGCGGAACTTGCAGGAGCTCAGGATGTACTTTTTGTAAGCAAGAAAAAAGCTCTTGCATCGATATGCAATGACTATGAGAATTTTGGATTTAACTTTTACATCAATATTATCAATTATGAGCAGTTAAAAAATCATAGTGAAGCAAAGGCAGATGTAATAATCTGTGATGAGGCTCATGGACTTGGTGCCTATCCGAAGCCATCAGAGCGTACAAAAATACTAAAAGAAATTCTTAAGAATAATCCCGGCGCTAAACTTATTTTAATGTCCGGAACTCCAAGTCCGGAAAGTTACAGTCAACTATATCATCAGTTCGCAATATCGGCTAACAGTCCTTTCGAGCAATCAAATTTTTATCAGTTTGCAAAAGAGTTTGTAAATGTTAAAGAGGTTGTAAGAAATGGATTAAGATTCAGAGATTACAGTCATTGTGATAAAGAAAAAGTGATGCAGGTCCTTGAAAAATATTTTGTAAGATACACTCAAGAGCAAGCAGGGTTCAGTGAATCTAAAGTCGAAGAAGAGATAATACTTCTTAAGCCTACATCAAATTTAATACAATTAGTAGAAATCTTAAAAAAGCATCAATATTACAAATTCAAAGACGGCAGCGAGATCATAGCAGAAAGTGCTGTTAAATTGCAGAATAAAATACATCAGACTTATTCCGGCACCGTCAAGACTGAGGATGGCGGTTACAAAGTGATAGATATAACTAAAGCACAGTATATCAAAGAATCATATCAAGATAAAAAAATTGCAATATTTTATAAGTTTATAGCTGAAGGCGATGTCCTTCGCAAAGTTATAAGCAATAATACAGATAGTCCTGAAGAATTTAATAGAAGCGATAAAACATTCATTTGTCAGATACAATCTGGTTCGATGGGCGTCAACTTATCATCAGCTGATATATTAATATTTTACAATATAGATTTTAGCGCTGTACAGTATTGGCAGGCAAGAGCGAGGCTACAGGATTTGCGACGAGAGCGTCCTGTAAAAGTGCATTGGTTGATGATGGAAAATGGTATTGAAGAGAAAGTTTATCAGGCAGTATTAAAGAAAAAAGATTACACATTGTATTATTTCAGAAAGGATTTTTTAAATGCGTTATGA
- a CDS encoding phage virion morphogenesis protein: MNITLKLDDIQFDIERYLNSVNMSPFYNAAGKILTQAVRDNFDTQGAYFNRGTAWMPLAPSTVEQRDKLGLSRDDLLKRRGGDAGLFGSINFTANSTGVEVGTNLFYAKYLHFGTKFMPPRPIFPENELPPDVIEDLTDAMARFLKRNFN; the protein is encoded by the coding sequence ATGAATATAACCCTTAAGCTCGACGACATCCAATTCGATATCGAAAGATATTTAAATAGTGTTAATATGTCGCCTTTTTATAATGCAGCAGGCAAAATACTTACGCAAGCCGTCAGAGATAATTTCGATACGCAAGGGGCTTATTTTAACAGAGGTACGGCTTGGATGCCTCTCGCTCCTTCAACTGTCGAGCAACGTGATAAGCTCGGACTCAGCCGTGATGATTTACTGAAAAGGCGAGGGGGTGACGCTGGGCTCTTTGGCTCTATTAATTTTACAGCTAACAGCACAGGGGTTGAGGTGGGGACAAATCTGTTTTATGCGAAGTATCTACATTTTGGTACTAAATTTATGCCACCACGCCCAATCTTTCCGGAAAATGAATTGCCGCCGGATGTAATCGAGGACTTAACTGATGCGATGGCAAGATTTTTGAAAAGGAATTTTAATTAA